Proteins encoded by one window of Rutidosis leptorrhynchoides isolate AG116_Rl617_1_P2 chromosome 7, CSIRO_AGI_Rlap_v1, whole genome shotgun sequence:
- the LOC139859253 gene encoding uncharacterized protein: MVKEQHQNHFSSSSLLLQNSSLSLEKLHISHLIQYSFHTLLPISFHAIPADFVNTTDAGQPKPYIKNSVHIYLLRVLAVVGVPSALFREFIRQPDSDTGSLRRPSHEFFVRLEPEGNGHLANFWHDPWLQNSHLAERFPRLYAIALDHTATVAQKFLNGAWCWSWRRPIRGGSEECQLVDLLNALGDVSLSDSGDSWNWVNSSSNSYSVSQARILIASSNYVPYSVGSRWCSNIPIKVNIFIWRLNLNRLPTLSNLESRNILVDRDCCALCDVSEEDRDHLFIRCDTSYQIWCRIGVWLGISFPILDSVEDLWNWIDSYPANDTKKLILQSIASSTLWNIWRLRNGIIFKDHNTRKSYVFDYIVLSSFNWIFSRYRKSSLNWTSWLLSPLNSL, encoded by the exons aTGGTCAAAG AACAACATCAGAATCATTTTTCTTCTTCATCCTTACTGTTACAAAATTCATCACTATCACTTGAGAAGTTACATATCTCACATCTAATACAGTACTCGTTCCACACTCTTCTTCCCATCTCCTTCCACGCTATCCCTGCTGATTTCGTCAACACCACCGACGCTGGTCAACCTAAACCCTATATCAAAAATTCAGTCCACATCTATCTTCTTCGCGTTTTAG CTGTAGTTGGAGTTCCTTCTGCTCTATTTCGGGAATTTATACGCCAGCCAGACTCTGATACAGGCAGCCTTCGTAGACCATCTCATGAATTCTTTGTTCGTCTAGAACCCGAAG GTAATGGTCATCTTGCAAACTTCTGGCATGACCCTTGGCTTCAAAATTCTCATCTTGCTGAACGTTTCCCTCGCTTGTATGCAATCGCTTTGGATCACACAGCTACTGTTGCACAAAAATTTTTAAACGGTGCTTGGTGTTGGTCTTGGCGCAGGCCCATCAGGGGCGGTTCAGAAGAATGCCAACTGGTCGACCTGCTCAATGCCCTCGGGGATGTGTCTTTATCTGATTCAGGTGACAGTTGGAATTGGGTTAACTCTTCATCTAACTCTTACTCGGTTTCTCAGGCTCGTATCTTGATTGCTTCTTCAAATTATGTTCCATATTCGGTAGGCTCTCGTTGGTGCTCTAATATTCCGATTAAGGTCAATATTTTTATTTGGAGACTTAATCTTAACAGGTTGCCTACCTTATCCAACTTGGAATCCCGGAATATCTTAGTTGACAGAGATTGTTGTGCTCTTTGTGATGTTTCTGAAGAAGATCGGGATCACCTCTTCATTCGATGTGATACAAGCTATCAAATTTGGTGTAGAATTGGTGTTTGGCTAGGAATCTCTTTCCCTATATTGGATTCGGTTGAGGACCTTTGGAATTGGATCGACTCCTACCCCGCAAACGACACAAAAAAATTAATTCTCCAATCTATTGCTTCTTCGACTCTTTGGAACATTTGGCGGCTCAGGAACGGAATCATCTTCAAAGACCATAACACTAGGAAATCTTACGTTTTTGATTATATTGTTCTTTCGTCTTTTAATTGGATTTTTTCGAGATACCGCAAGTCCTCTCTTAATTGGACTTCGTGGTTACTCTCGCCTTTAAACTCTTTGTAA